The Pecten maximus chromosome 10, xPecMax1.1, whole genome shotgun sequence region AAATGGGACTTGAACGACACACTCGTTATTAACCAAATCAGCGATAGTTTGCGTGACAAACTATGTCGCTCCTACTGTGGAcatgacattttataaatactttAGGAGGGGCCGAAAGGAAAGGTATTACATAACTGCCAACGATCGTATCTAGTACAATGAATTCTGAAGCACCAATATCTTTCCAGAACTGGACATGACTTCTTTATCTACCTTTAACAGAATTTCCAGGACACTTATCTTGATAttcaaaaaaattgtttaagCGAGCACAGTTCGTCGCAATCAAACAATGCAGGagcaatacatgtatacgtatcaTGAATGTCTTCACTTGGGTCCGTTTTTCTGCTGTTTGGGCTGTCGAGATCCTTCCTGCCTTAATACGGCGGCGTTACGGGGGGCGTTGATGTCATAGGGACGAAAGAAAGCAGACTCCGCGACTGCGGAGGTAGAAGTGTTACGTGGAGCAGGGTTACTGTATGATCGACTTGTTTCTCTTGTACAGTTTAAGATTAAGGTTTTTTGCCAAATCAACACAACTGCCAAGGTCACGCTTCTCGAATTTTATAATTGGCCTCAAAACGTTCACCTCTTATTCCTCGTTGAACTGGAATTGTATCCAGTTCCCTTGGCTCTTGAATTTCAGACttaggttgttttttttcgtaCAGCCTCTTCTTCTACAAGTTCCGCCCTAATAggaatataatctattgtccCAGTTTTGCCTGAATAAAGAAAAAGGCATTAAATGACTCCGCACCTCTAGGATTCTGATTCATAACGGGCAAATGGTTCCCAGGTTGCAGTATACGTCACTATGCACGTCTGacttgtacctgctgcccccattgcatgatcgtaagaggcgactaaatttagggatgttatcttttttcttctttcttaacaactttcttcttcctaatgtctcccttgaaaatgcctcacttttggcctttagttgagcgttcgcccctgtgaggaaggcttttggttctgtcccctggccgagacataacagtctttaaaaatggtagtcgCTACTCCTGCTGAGCGCTcggcatattaggagtgggacgactggtttgcccgttgtcagtataatgtgaccgggtgcggtgttctgctgggtgtcttcggcagtatgcttcagtgaggtagcactagaATTTGGTTTGatgtggtttattttgttttacgtcctattgtAACAAAGTTGGTTAATTGTCACTATTGTGAGTGATAACTATTACATTACATCTAGTTAGGTTTATTCTAGAATAGTTAGAAACAGTGTTATCGTTGAATGTAATGTAAAGCTGTGTTAACAGCTGATCGGTAGTTTTATAGTGTGTTGTGATAATTCACAACGATGtgattatattgtatatcacagATCATCGTAGAGTTTAAAAAAATTGTCAGTTTATTTACAAATAAGGAGCGATAGTATATTGTGCCTTATAGATTGTTTCTGTATGATAAATAGTCCACGATTTCGTGATAGATTGGTTGTTAGGGGCGACGCCATCTTTGAAGCCGGCGTTCTTCCCCATCTAGAACAGCAAAGATAGCGATGTAAGTTTATGTGTTATCGCAGTAGTCAAACGAGCCCCACTGCCAACTATCGGTGAATGCCGCTTACCGGTTGACTGCGTACAGTGTGGATATTGTAAGATATAGAACCAAACCCGGATTGTAATTATTGTAAATGGGTTCCGGATAAGATTTAGTATATTTTTTATCAGTATAGTTCTTTTTATTATAGAGTTTCCAATTATTTGGGACTACTTCGCGATTGGCATAACGTTGCCAATTCGCGGCATCATATGTGACGTCATTGACGTAAAACGTCTCAATTGGCAGCATCCGGCTGCCAATTTGGCATTTTTGGCAGCTTCTGGCATTCGCCAAAGGTTATAAATAGGAGTGCTGCGCGGTAGCTGGCAGTAGCCTCCTGACTGGCATCGGGTCCGTACATTCCGCAGGTTCCAGTCCTAATAACTATAGATCAATATCATTTGACCATTTATACACATCCGTGTACAGTTTGATTGAAAGGTATTAGTTATTTTCTActgtaatattgttaattggAACTGTCAGGTGTTATCACCGGCATTTTATAGTATGATGTAACTATTGGAGCACGATTAGTAATAATCATAGATCGCTCTTGTAGTGGTTtagctatataaatacatgtatcttgtttCAACATAGACACAGAGATCTGTTAGTTTACAGGTGGATGATCATAATGGAATAACTTATTGAGGAGTTGTCAGAGTTGTACAGTtactttatatttaatatattagtTTGTTCTGTTATCAAGAGGTTAATTTATTACGTAATATCTAGTTATAACTTGTTACTGTGTATTTAAGTATTCCACGAGTGATATCGAATGGTTAATGATTGAATGACTGAGAGTATGGAGTAGttgaattataattatgtaaattgttgataatttgaatcttaatataacatttatacttTGAAAGGCTGTCTTTGTTGTTTCTTTCCGGTCTTTTATAATACTATGGTAATTAGTCTGTCGGTCTAAAGTATGGATTATCGGATGTGGCTATATTCAGTGTCTGAAAGTAACTCTGAATTCTCCATAGACAATAGGTCTACAGAAAACTGAAATTCCATAGCCCAAGTaatttttccatagacccattttTTACAACATGCTTTTTAGTAGCAGAGTGATAGTCGTTAAACTTATTGTGAAATAAGTGCAATGtcgttaatgaaataaaaaaatgagaatcaattgtaattgttaataagatttttatttgCGATTGTTAATCagttcttttttaaattttatttctttgacCGTTTCGTGCTCAAGCTCAACCGCAGCCGCTTCCTTTAACACTTTGGTGAATGTGTCACCCATATTATCAAAGCCTGGCTCAAAATCCCCCTCAACATCTGAATCAACATCCTCTGAATCGGACTCCATCTGATGATCTATTTCAGCTTCTGCTTGTCCATCTCCTTCTATCACAGCTTCACCCTCTATTTCCTTTGAAGTTGATGCTGCCTTTAGTGCAGACCTCTCAAATTCTGGTCTCCTCATCCCTCCAGATGGTGTTTTCATCTGTTTAATGCAAACTTGCAGTGTTggttaaaataatattaattagTTAATAATAAGCCTTCTGAAGTTATCTTGAGAGGCTGATATGAACTAGTATGCTATAATGCACTATGCAtaattaatgttattgttttaaaggACTTTGAAACACTTTCAATTGAAGTGACTTTAAACTAAAAGGTATTAAACTAACCAAAAACCTGTTAATGGCATCTTCTGGGTCAAATTGTTCAACAGAAGAAGTGAGCGACTTTACGATCATTACGTCAGTCATTGCCTCAATGGTAAGTCTGCACCTTTTGTCTAACAGATAAATGATAGGATAAATAATACATGAATCACAGAGTATGTAGACATTTCTCAAATTCTGACAAGAAACTCCAAATCATGGTTTAATATTCATTCATCAGATAATAATCAAATTAAAGCATAAAATATCTACAAGAAATAATCAAGTTCAAAATCAAATCACAACAGTACCTACATTTCATCACGTTGTCCTCGACCTCGTAACATAACCAGTCTCTTCCAACAGAACAAGCCAGTGGCATTGAAAAGTCCTTTCTCTGGTGTTGTCGTCATATGCCTTTCGTTTATCATGTAACTGTGTCGCCGAGGAATAAGCAGAGGAATGTTTTCGCTTCGTATTTGGTTTAGCA contains the following coding sequences:
- the LOC117336928 gene encoding uncharacterized protein LOC117336928 isoform X1; the protein is MPLACSVGRDWLCYEVEDNVMKYKRCRLTIEAMTDVMIVKSLTSSVEQFDPEDAINRFLMKTPSGGMRRPEFERSALKAASTSKEIEGEAVIEGDGQAEAEIDHQMESDSEDVDSDVEGDFEPGFDNMGDTFTKVLKEAAAVELEHETVKEIKFKKELINNRK
- the LOC117336928 gene encoding uncharacterized protein LOC117336928 isoform X2 yields the protein MTDVMIVKSLTSSVEQFDPEDAINRFLMKTPSGGMRRPEFERSALKAASTSKEIEGEAVIEGDGQAEAEIDHQMESDSEDVDSDVEGDFEPGFDNMGDTFTKVLKEAAAVELEHETVKEIKFKKELINNRK